The Cryptosporangium minutisporangium genomic sequence CGAAATCATTCGCTCGAATGGTGTGTCATCTCTGCTGCGGTCCGTATGGGTCTGTGCGGGCCCCGTGTTTCCTGTTTCTCGAGAATTCTGACGAAGGGTGTAACGCAAATGTCCATGACACAAGCTGCGGGACCATGGCGGAAGGCCACGGCGAGCGGCATCGGGAACTGCGTTGAAGTTCGCAATCGTGCTGGTTGGGTTGATATCCGGGACAGCAAGCGCCCTGGTGACCCATTCCTCAGTCTCCCGCCGGCCGCATTCGCTAGCTGGATCGACTCGCTAAAGAGTCCGCGCCACTAAGCGGGCGCTCCAGTCGTGTGGCCGGGGCGGTGATGGTCCGTGCGTCCGCGTGAAGGGCACTTCCGCTACTCCGCCTCGGCCTTCAGTGGTATTGCTGCAGTCAACGGCGTCGACGGACGCTCTGATCAACTCGAAGTGGAGCGGGCTCGCTGCTCGGCCAGCTGGTAGCCCTCACTTCGGTCCCCGAGCCCGACCGCATAGGTGCCTTCCCGCCTACTGTGGCCGGGCTCCCTCGTGTTCGATCCGGCTGCGGCGCGATTTGTGTGCTGTGACGTGGGCGGCGTCCGAATCGAGAAGGATAGAGGGAATGTGCGTTAATGCCTCCCTCCCCGACCCTCCGATATGCATACTGAAGAGTGACCCAGGGCGTGGCTACTACACGGCTGACAATCACTGATCACCCACCGTGAGTACGCAGAAACGGTCGGGAGAAGGGAGTGGCCGGTGGGAATTGTGCAGTGTCTGGGGGCGGGCAAGTGCGACCGCGTACTGCGGTCGTGGGGAAGAAATGGGGCATTCTGAGGGGTGTCTCCACCGGATGGCCGACAACAGCTGTCAGGCCTGCGGCCGCAGTGGAGACATCCGCGGAACGTAGACGGGTCGCTCGCCGCTGCGCGACGGCCGGTGCGCATGCTGCCTGCGCATGACGAGGATGCACAGGGCTTCCGGGCTGAGTCCCGGACCGGCCGCCGGTGGTCGGGAACCTGACCGCTCGCGGTGGAGGCGCGCACCGGTGACTGCGCCTCGGAATTCCAGCGATCGAACGATCGCCTGCGGCTCGGCGGCGGGCCCGGCCGTGCATGGCCTCCAGGCACCGTCGCGGCCGAGTCTGGTTCCGGTTCAAACGAAAGGTGATTCGTCGAATGACCGCAAAGCCGAAGTGGCACAAGAGTACGTACAGCGCTATCGGAAACTGCGTAGAGGTCACGACCGCACCGATCAATGGCCTAGTGGGACTTCGTGACACCAAGGATCGAGGGGTCGAATTAGCGTTTCCGACCCACTCCTGGAAATTGTTCTTGGACGGCGCGAAGCAAGGCGAATTCTCGCCGGAAGCTCCCTGAGTCGGCGGTGACGGCGAACCATCGCGCAATGCGCTGAGAGGGCGGCCGTCTCCTCTGCGCAGGACGAGGATGCGCAGAGGAGACGGCCTTTTCTCGGCCCCCCACCCCTTTGGGCCGAGGCTCATCGGGTGCTGGGTCGTCGAAATGATCCGCGAGCCGATCCGTGAGCCGGTCAGCCGGCGGTGAGTGGCTGGATCTCCGGACCCGGCAGGCGGGCCAACAGATAGCCGGTGGCGGTGGTGCGGTGCAGTGTGAGGCCGTCGAGTTCGGTGGTCATGACGACCACCGGCCAGGTGTCGGGTTCGTCCGAAGTGACTGCCCAGCCGACGATCTGCCGGCCGTGCAGGAGCCCCCAGGGCAGGATGCCGCCCGGCTCTGGATGAAACGGTGGTGGGAAGTGGTTGCAGGTGATCGTCCGCAGCGAGATGACTAAACGCCGGATGCCTTGGATCCACGGCACCAGGTCGAGGTTTCCGTCGATGCCGCCGGGGCCGTACACGACGACGTCCGCGACGATGCCCGGCCCGCGGTCGTCGATCAGTTCGCGGTAGTCCGTGGGAAGTTCGGTGCCGAGAAGCCGCTCGGTGTCCGTCCAGGAAGCCCGGCGTCGGCGCTGGGCCCTAGGCGGGTCCACGCGACGGAGCAGGGCGACGGCCCCTGGCTGTGGCGGCTCGGCGGTCGTCCCGGCGAGATCCCCCCACCCGGACGGGAGGGTGCCGATGCCTCCGTGCAGGCGACCGCGTTGCGCCGCCGAGCAGGACGCGAGCTCCGACACCACCCAAACCGTCTCGCGCCGGAAGCGAAGCGTCCGCAAGGCGGGCGGCGTGGCGTCGGTCCGCACCCGCAGGGCGCGGCGTACATGGTGGAGTCCTCTGCGTGCCCAGAGAGTGTTCATCGCACTCACCCCTCCGACGGGCTGCCCATCACCCGTCCGAAGGCAGTATGCAAGATGCACGGCGCGTATCGCAAGCAGCAACGTAAGCTTTCGCAAAACTCGCGTCGCAAGTGTGCGTCAGCAAGTGCCCACTCGCAAAGTGACACCAGGATTCGATCCGTGTGTGGGCGGCTCGTTGGTAAATCAATGGGCACAGAAGTGATTTAGGTGTTCAGAGTGATTTTGGACGAGGTCAAGGTCCAACACCTCGACCGCAGATGACACCATCCTTGCCATGACGACGTCGGGGCGCTCGGAGTCGCCGGCCGCGCAGCAGCGCGTCGCCGGCCCTGAGCCGACGGAGCCGACCGAGCTGACGGGGCCCACTGAGCTGACGGGGCCCACTGAGCCGACCGGGCTCTCTCCGTCCATCGACGACACCGTCGCCGGTTCGGTCCGTGAGGACGGATCCGGCCCGGGCGGCGAACCACCGCCCGCCGACGGGGCGCCGACGATCGAGGCACCCGAACCGCCTCGCCGCATCCACCGCCCCCTGGACCTGGTCCGGCTCCTCGTCTCGATGGCCGGCCTCGCGGTCGCGATGCTGATCGGTGCCTTCACCACGAACACGGTGGCCGGCATCGACGCGGACGTCACCGCAGCCACCGCCCCGCTCCCGACCGCGCTCGACGTTCTCGTCACGACCGGCTCCGGCCTGCTGATGCTCGCCCTGCCCGCCGTCATCGTCGTCGACCTCCTGATCCGCCGGCGACTGCGAGTTCTGGCGGACGGCACACTGGCCTTCCTCGCGTGCCTTGCCTGGGTGGCCGCGCTGCAGTCGGTGCTACGCCAGATCGGCAACGCGGACGCGCTCGCGGCGTCGCTCACCGCGGCCCAGGCCGCCGCCCCGGACATCACCGGATTCAGCGCCGGGGTCGCCGCGATCGCCACGGTCGCGCAGATCGGGCGCCAACCCCGGCTGCGCGTGCTGGCCGGCGTCGTCTTCGTGCTGTTCGGACTGGCCCAGGTCACGCTCGGTGCGACCGCGATCGCGGTGCTGATCTCGCTGCTCATCGGCCGCGTCGTCGGCATGTTCGTCCGGTGGGCGGCCGGTACCAACCCGTCCCGGCCCAGTCCCCGTGCGGTCGTGGCCGAGCTGCGGCGAGCCGGCGTCGAGTTGGTTTCGCTGCGCCCTCGCCACCTGGACATCGACGATCCGGTGTTCTTCGACGCGGTCGACCGCGACGGGCGCGCGCTCGTCGTCCACGTGCTCGATCGCGACCACGAAGGCGCGGGTGTCCTGCAGGCGGTCTGGCGTACGGTCCGGTTCCGCGAACCGGCCGGCCGGAAGGCCCTCGTGTCGCTGCGCCGCGCGGTCGAGCACGAGGCGCTGATCAGCGCTGTGATGGCGGCGGCGGGCGCGCGCGTGCAGGGCATGGTCGCCGCGGTGCCGGTGGAGCCGGACGCCGTCGTGCTGGCCTATGAGGACGTTCCCGGTCCCTCGCTCGACGAGATCCCGCTCGAGCAGTTGGACGACGATCGCCTGGGCGCCGTCTGGGGGCAGGTGCTGCTGCTGCACCGTCGGGCGATCGCGCACCGGGGCCTGGTCGGGCAGAACGTCGTGTTCCCGCCGGACGGCGGCGCCGGACTCCGGTTCAGTGGCGCAGGGCTGATCGCGGCGCCGGTCACCGCCCTGCGTATCGACCTCGCGCAGCTGCTGGTCACGCTCGCGCTCAAGGTCGGCGTCGACCGGGCCGTCGAGAGCGCGTTGCGTGCGCTCGGCACCGAGCGGCTGGCCGGGGCGGTGTCGGCGCTGCAACCGGTGGCGCTCGGCCGGACGAGCCGGCAGGCGCTGCGCCGCGACAAAGGTTTGCTCGACACGCTCCGCGACCGCGTGTTGGACGTGATCGGCACGGCCCCGCCGGAGCCGGTCCGCTTGGAACGCCTCCGGCCGCGGACGATCATCTCGGTCGTCGCGCTCACCGCGGCCGCCTACGTCCTGCTCGACCAGATCGCGGGCCTGGATCTGGTCGCGGTGATCAGCGCGGCGGACTGGCGGTGGCTCGCGGTCGCCGTGCTGCTCGGCGCCGTGCGGTTCGTCGGCGCGGCCGTCGCCCTCACCGGCTTCGTCGCCGAGCGTCTCCGCTTCGCCCGGACCTTCCTCGTCCAGGTCGCGTCGTCGTTCCTCGGGCTGGTGGCGCCGGCCGGCGTCGGAGGTGCGGCGCTCAACGTCCGGTACCTGCAGCAGGCGGGCGTGCCAGCGGCCGCGGCGGTGGCCGCGGTGGCGCTCTGGCAGCTCGGAACGGTGGCGGTGACCGTGCTGCTGCTCATCGTCGTCGGCCTGGTCGCCGGGAATGACCAAGCCCGCTCGCTCGAGGTGCCGGACAGTGCGCTGATCACGCTCGGGGTCATCATGGCGATCGTCGCCGCGGTATTCATGATTCCGGTCGGCCGGCGGTTTCTGCTGGCCCGGCTCCGCCCGTATCTCGCCCAGATCACGCCGCGGCTGGCGAGCGTCTTCACCCGGCCGGCCCGCCTCGGCGCCGGGGTCTTCGGAACGATCCTGCAGTCGGTCGCGACCGTGCTGGTGATGAGCGCCTGTATCGAGGGCTTCGGTGGGTCGCTGTCCTGGTCGGTCGTCGCGGTCGTCGTGCTCGCCGGGACCGCGTTGGGTTCGGCGGCGCCCACACCCGGTGGCCTCGGAGCGGTCGAGGCCGTGCTGTCGGCCGGCCTCACGGCGGGTGGCCTCGACGGCGCCACCGCGATCTCGTCGGTTCTGCTCTTCCGCCTGCTGACGTTCTGGCTGCCCGTGCTGCCCGGTTGGCTCGCGTTCACGTTCCTGAGCCGCAAGCAATTGGTCTAACCCGGGCTTCTGCGACCGACGGGCCCCGTGGGATCAACGAGGCCAGAGGTAATTCGGCGCCCGATTTCTCATGGTCATTAGTTGCCTTGTGCATGATGCATAGTTCAGGCATGCTATTTGCAACTCATCGATCGCATCACTATTGCTGCGGCTTGATCGCAGAGAATTGCGGCGGTAGGAGGGTAGCGAGTAGCAACGGCGCTGCGTGGGTTCCGGAGCCGGGTCGAGTGGGGGTGGCGACATGAACGCGGAGGCGTGGATCGGCCTGGTGACGGCGGTACTCGCGGTCGTGACGATCCTGGTGATGTACCGCCTGTCCCCGCGTGCACCGGACGGTCCGCGCTTCGCCGTGCTGCGTCGGCCCACTGATGCCGGGTGGTCGATCACCGCGCACAACACGGGCCGCACCGAGGCGCCGCTCGCCTGGTTCGAGCTGGTCGCCGATCCGACGGGTCGGGCCGCCGCGATCGACCCGGGCACCGCCGCCCGGGTGCCCGCCGGAGGAACGCTCCATGCCGAGGTGCGGCGCGCCGACCGGCCCGGTGGGCTCGGCGTGGAGCTGTGCTGGCTCGACCGCGGCAGGGAGGAGCACCGATCGTCGGTGCCGCTGCCGGAGCCCGAGCAGCCGGTCGGCAAGAGCCGCCGTCTCCGCCGCCCTTCCTGAGGAACCGGTCCCCGACGCTCCGGCTCAGTGACGGGAGGGGATGCGCAGGCTCCGGGCCACCATGGTGAACGCGCGAGCGGCCAGTGCGACCTCGGCGTCCGACAGATCAGCGCGGGCGGTGAGTCGCAGGCACGCGCGGCCCTCGGGGACGGAGGGCGGGCGGAAGCAGCCCACCTTGAGTCCGAACTCGGCGCAGATCGCCTGCGCGTGCAGCGCCGCGTGTGGATCGCCGATCGTCACCGACAGCACGGCGCCGTCCGGACGGGTCACCGTCAGCCCGGCCGAGCGAGCCGCCCAGGCCAACTCGCTGGCCCGGGCGCGGACCGTGGCCACCAGCTCCGGCGTGGACGCGAGGATCCGGAGCGCGGTCAGCGCCGCGGCTGCGGACGCCGGCGCGAGGCCGGTGTCGAAGATGAACGGCCGGCCGCGGTCGATCAACTCCTGGATCACTTCCGACGCCCCGAGGACGGCGCCGCCCTGCGAACCCAGCGATTTCGACAGGGTCACGGTGCGGACGACGTCCGGCTCGGCGGCCAGCCCCGCGGCGTACACCGCGCCCCGGCCCCGGTCCCCGACGACGCCCAGCGCGTGCGCCTCGTCGACGACGAGCAGGGCACCGTAGTTGCGGCACACGGCGTGCAAGTCGGGGAGCGGTGCGAGATCGCCGTCGACGCTGAACAACGCGTCGGTGACCACCACGGCGTGCTCCTCGGCCCGTCCGGCCAGCGCCCGTTCGACCGCGCCGACGTCTCGGTGCGGCGTGATCGACACCCGCGACCGGGACAGCCGGCAGGCATCCACGATCGAGGCGTGGTTGACGGCGTCCGAGACGACCAGCACGTCCGGGCCGCCGAGAACGGTCACTGCGCCGAGGTTGGCCAGGTACCCCGACGAGAAGACCAGCGCGTCCGGGGCCCCGGCGAACCGGGCCAGCGCGGCCTCCAGGTCGGCGTGCAGCACCGTGGTGCCGGTGACCAGCCGGGATCCGGTCGCGCCGGCTCCCCAGGTCAGAGCCGCAGCCGCCGCCGCCGAGACCACCCGCTCGTCGCGGCTGAGCCCGAGGTAGTCGTTGCCGGCGAGGTCGACCAGGCCGTCGCCACCCACCGGCCGCGGTCGCAGCCGCCGGGTCAGTCCGGACACGGTCCGGACGGAGTACGCGTCGCGGAGACGCTGCAATGGATCGCTCACGGAAGGTCGGCGCGCGGTATGTCGCGGCGCGGGGCCGTTCGCGTCGGTGCTCCGGACATGCACCGCACCTTTCCTCTCGGCCGGACGGAGACTCCGCGTCCGGTTCCTCACTTGCCTTATAGCCGCTGCCTGCGGTTATGCCCCGTGGTCCGGAGTCTGGCACAAAGCTGCCGCGAGCCGGGACGAGTCGCGTGGATCCATTACCGAGCAGTAGCGCGGACCACCTCCCGATTGCGGGCTGCGACCAGGGGCGCACCCTCCGAAGGGAGGATCAGCGCGGGCGCGGAGCGAACTGTCCGTTCGGATGACCGGTTTGTGACGCCGCTGCGGGCGCTGCGGGGCCCTGTTCGGTGGTTGGGGCGGTCGGTCGTGACGCCGCTGTGGGGACTGTCGGAGGGGCGTGCCATATTTGGGCCGTGTCGACGTTGCGGGATCTGGTGGAGGAGCACACCTCCCTCTCCGGTGAGGATCTCGAGCACCTGCACCGTCTCGCCGGCGACTGGCAACTGCTCGCCGACCTGAGCTTCGCCGACCTTCTGCTTTGGTTGCCGGTCGCGGAGAGCGGCTTCCTCTGTGCGGCGCAGGTCCGCCCGACGACGGCGCCGACCGCCTACCACGACGACATGGTCGGCAAGATGGCGACCGGCTCGGTGGTCGATCAGCTCTCCACCGCGATGATCGAGCGCCGGATTTGGCGCGAGGGTGACCCGGTCTGGCACGACGGCGTCCCGGCTCGGCAGGAGGCGATCCCGGTGCGCCGCGGCGATCGGGTGATCGCGGTCGTCGGGCGGGTGACGAACCTGGCGGCGACGCGGGTGCCGAGCCAGCTGGAGCTCAGCTACCTGCAGGCCGCCGACGATCTTTGCCTGATGGTGGCGGGTGGCACGTTCCCGCCGCCGCCGGCCGAGGAGAAGACGGCCTCGGCGCCGCGGGTCGGTGACGGCTTGGTCCGGCTGAACTCGCTGGGCGTCGTGACGTACGCGAGCCCGAACGCGCAGTCGGCGTACCGACGGCTGGGGCTGGCCGGGGACATGGTCGGCGAGGAGCTCGCAACGCTGACCCGGAGCCTGGCGA encodes the following:
- a CDS encoding 8-amino-7-oxononanoate synthase — protein: MSDPLQRLRDAYSVRTVSGLTRRLRPRPVGGDGLVDLAGNDYLGLSRDERVVSAAAAAALTWGAGATGSRLVTGTTVLHADLEAALARFAGAPDALVFSSGYLANLGAVTVLGGPDVLVVSDAVNHASIVDACRLSRSRVSITPHRDVGAVERALAGRAEEHAVVVTDALFSVDGDLAPLPDLHAVCRNYGALLVVDEAHALGVVGDRGRGAVYAAGLAAEPDVVRTVTLSKSLGSQGGAVLGASEVIQELIDRGRPFIFDTGLAPASAAAALTALRILASTPELVATVRARASELAWAARSAGLTVTRPDGAVLSVTIGDPHAALHAQAICAEFGLKVGCFRPPSVPEGRACLRLTARADLSDAEVALAARAFTMVARSLRIPSRH
- a CDS encoding DUF397 domain-containing protein; this encodes MTQAAGPWRKATASGIGNCVEVRNRAGWVDIRDSKRPGDPFLSLPPAAFASWIDSLKSPRH
- a CDS encoding lysylphosphatidylglycerol synthase transmembrane domain-containing protein — protein: MTTSGRSESPAAQQRVAGPEPTEPTELTGPTELTGPTEPTGLSPSIDDTVAGSVREDGSGPGGEPPPADGAPTIEAPEPPRRIHRPLDLVRLLVSMAGLAVAMLIGAFTTNTVAGIDADVTAATAPLPTALDVLVTTGSGLLMLALPAVIVVDLLIRRRLRVLADGTLAFLACLAWVAALQSVLRQIGNADALAASLTAAQAAAPDITGFSAGVAAIATVAQIGRQPRLRVLAGVVFVLFGLAQVTLGATAIAVLISLLIGRVVGMFVRWAAGTNPSRPSPRAVVAELRRAGVELVSLRPRHLDIDDPVFFDAVDRDGRALVVHVLDRDHEGAGVLQAVWRTVRFREPAGRKALVSLRRAVEHEALISAVMAAAGARVQGMVAAVPVEPDAVVLAYEDVPGPSLDEIPLEQLDDDRLGAVWGQVLLLHRRAIAHRGLVGQNVVFPPDGGAGLRFSGAGLIAAPVTALRIDLAQLLVTLALKVGVDRAVESALRALGTERLAGAVSALQPVALGRTSRQALRRDKGLLDTLRDRVLDVIGTAPPEPVRLERLRPRTIISVVALTAAAYVLLDQIAGLDLVAVISAADWRWLAVAVLLGAVRFVGAAVALTGFVAERLRFARTFLVQVASSFLGLVAPAGVGGAALNVRYLQQAGVPAAAAVAAVALWQLGTVAVTVLLLIVVGLVAGNDQARSLEVPDSALITLGVIMAIVAAVFMIPVGRRFLLARLRPYLAQITPRLASVFTRPARLGAGVFGTILQSVATVLVMSACIEGFGGSLSWSVVAVVVLAGTALGSAAPTPGGLGAVEAVLSAGLTAGGLDGATAISSVLLFRLLTFWLPVLPGWLAFTFLSRKQLV
- a CDS encoding DUF397 domain-containing protein, which codes for MTAKPKWHKSTYSAIGNCVEVTTAPINGLVGLRDTKDRGVELAFPTHSWKLFLDGAKQGEFSPEAP